A single window of Gossypium hirsutum isolate 1008001.06 chromosome A10, Gossypium_hirsutum_v2.1, whole genome shotgun sequence DNA harbors:
- the LOC107897883 gene encoding probable methyltransferase PMT3 — MRGRPDGGQKKRLIASLCAVAIFLGFLYVYYGSSSRGAADLGYGSKSLRKLGSSYLGGDDDTDGKQYESSTKFGQDEGEDIVPKTFPVCDDRHSELIPCLDRHLIYQMRLKLDLSVMEHYERHCPPPERRYNCLIPPPPGYKVPIKWPQSRDEVWKANIPHTHLAHEKSDQNWMVVQGEKIVFPGGGTHFHYGADKYIASIANMLNFSHNNLNNEGRIRTVLDVGCGVASFGAYLLSSDIIAMSLAPNDVHQNQIQFALERGIPAYLGVLGTKRLPYPSRSFELAHCSRCRIDWLQRDGILLLELDRLLRPGGYFAYSSPEAYAQDEEDLRIWREMSALVGRMCWRIAAKRNQTVIWQKPLTNDCYMEREPGTNPPVCRSDDDPDAVWGVPMEACITPYSDHDQKAKGSGLAPWPARLTSPPPRLADFGYSNEMFEKDTETWRHRVESYWNLLSPKIEDDTLRNLMDMKANLGSFAAALKSKNVWVMNVVPEDGPNTLKVIYDRGLIGTTHNWCEAFSTYPRTYDLLHAWTVFSDIEKKGCSAEDLLLEMDRILRPSGFVIIRDKQPVIDFVKKYLSALHWEAVATADSDNEGDDIVFIIQKKLWLTSESLRNSE; from the exons ATGAGGGGAAGACCTGATGGAGGCCAAAAGAAGCGATTAATCGCCTCTCTCTGTGCTGTGGCGATCTTTCTTGGTTTTCTTTATGTATATTATGGATCGTCAAGCCGTGGTGCTGCAGATCTAGGATATGGCAGCAAATCTTTGAGAAAACTTGGATCATCTTACTTGGGTGGAGATGATGACACTGATGGGAAGCAATATGAATCTTCAACAAAATTCGGACAGGATGAAGGAGAAGACATCGTACCAAAAACTTTCCCT GTTTGTGACGATCGTCATTCAGAATTGATTCCCTGCTTAGACAGACATTTAATATACCAAATGAGATTAAAGCTGGACTTGTCTGTGATGGAGCACTACGAGCGTCACTGCCCTCCTCCTGAAAGGAGATACAATTGCTTGATTCCTCCTCCTCCAGGATACAAG GTCCCAATTAAGTGGCCTCAAAGCAGAGATGAAGTATGGAAGGCAAATATTCCCCATACACACCTTGCACATGAGAAGTCTGACCAGAACTGGATGGTTGTACAAGGCGAAAAGATAGTATTTCCAGGGGGAGGAACCCATTTTCACTATGGAGCTGACAAGTATATTGCTTCAATTGCAAAT ATGCTCAACTTTtcacacaacaatttaaataatgAAGGAAGAATACGAACAGTTCTTGATGTTGGTTGCGGTGTCGCAAGTTTTGGAGCATATCTTCTTTCTTCTGATATTATAGCAATGTCATTAGCACCCAATGATGTGCATCAAAACCAAATCCAATTTGCCCTGGAAAGAGGAATTCCTGCATATCTTGGTGTTCTAGGGACCAAAAGGCTCCCTTACCCGAGCAGATCATTTGAACTTGCTCACTGTTCTCGCTGTAGGATTGATTGGCTTCAAAGGGATGGGATTCTTCTTCTTGAGCTAGACCGGTTACTTAGACCTGGAGGCTATTTTGCCTATTCATCTCCAGAAGCTTATGCACAAGACGAAGAAGATCTTCGGATATGGAGAGAGATGAGTGCCCTTGTGGGCCGTATGTGTTGGAGAATAGCTGCAAAGAGGAACCAAACTGTCATTTGGCAAAAACCTTTAACAAATGATTGTTATATGGAAAGAGAACCTGGTACAAATCCCCCAGTCTGCCGCTCTGATGATGATCCAGATGCAGTTTGGGGTGTACCAATGGAAGCTTGTATCACTCCTTACTCTGACC ATGACCAAAAGGCCAAGGGGAGTGGATTGGCTCCGTGGCCAGCCAGATTGACATCTCCTCCTCCTAGACTTGCTGATTTTGGTTATTCgaatgaaatgtttgaaaaagaCACG GAAACTTGGCGTCATCGAGTTGAGAGCTATTGGAATCTCTTGAGTCCAAAGATTGAGGATGACACTTTGAGAAATTTGATGGACATGAAAGCAAACTTGGGATCATTTGCAGCTGCTCTTAAAAGCAAGAATGTTTGGGTGATGAATGTTGTCCCGGAGGATGGACCAAACACACTTAAGGTGATATATGACAGAGGCCTGATCGGCACTACTCATAACTG GTGTGAAGCCTTTTCCACATACCCTCGAACCTACGATTTACTTCATGCTTGGACTGTCTTTTCTGATATTGAGAAGAAAGGCTGCAGTGCCGAGGATTTGTTACTCGAGATGGATCGTATTCTCCGTCCAAGTGGATTCGTTATCATCCGGGACAAACAACCAGTGATAGATTTCGTAAAGAAATATTTATCAGCTTTGCACTGGGAAGCAGTAGCAACAGCTGATTCAGATAATGAAGGGGATGACATTGTTTTTATCATCCAAAAGAAATTGTGGCTGACAAGTGAAAGCCTCAGGAATTCTGAATAG